In Aspergillus chevalieri M1 DNA, chromosome 7, nearly complete sequence, the sequence ACTGGTTCGCAATCCGAAAATTTTGTTATTAGATGAAGTGACCTCTGCATTGGATACCAGTTCGGAAAAGATTGTGCGGAATGCTTTGGATCAGGCTCCAAGGGACGTACAACCTTGGTAGTTGCGCATCGTCTAAGCACAGTTTGTAATGCTGATGCGATTTTTGTGTTGGATGCTGGGGAGGTTGTCGAAGTAGGCACCAATTCAGAGCTCTTACAGCAATGTGGATAATATTATGAACTGGCGAAGCTGCAAAATCTGGCGAACAACTCCTGAACTGTTATGGGGTCTTTACTATAAGACCCTGGATGATGGTCCCTTGGCAAGGAGCTTCCAGGATGTTTACAATATCGTAAGCCTACAAGGGATATATTTTCTTCTAACATACGCGTTCAGATCCTCAACCCAATCCCGCTTTGCTTCTGAATGGTATACTCATACTATACAATTATAAGCTCGTTTTCCTCGTAGGTCCAATCACTTCCCTGGAACAAGAATGAATGCGGGCATGGAAACGAGAGCTACTTCTGCAAGGTCATACTATCTGACAGTAGTGCATTGTTAGTCAGTAAATTACTGGATATATGCAGAGCAAGAGAGTGCGATAGTCAAAGTATGCCAAATTAGGAATAATAGATCACAACCAATCAGAGTACAGTAATTTCTTAGCCAATGAAAGAACTAGGAGAGCGTCAATTAAAGGCTTACTCCATTGTCTAAATGAGACTGCAGCGAAGTTCTGCAACAGCTAAGGATAACTACATAgtacttgcactgcttgcTTCCGCTTGATTGGTCAACAAATATATACTTCCGCATTTTCGCTGATATTGGACACGTGATGAGCGGATAAAACGTGCGAAGATCTGATAACGTATTcaacgggcgagcggcgaatacggccgaagtgcgaattttccccgcaaccaTTACTTTTCGaagcttttcaaccaccaacaccattcAATCTGACTGAATGAGACTATCTCCTAGTTAAATACATGTCTATTTACTAGAACATCTCCTTATAGTGTGCCCAATAATCCCACAACCACTACAGCGTGGTGGAGCTCGCTGGCGAGGTGTAGCATCATTAAGTTGCTCATTAAGCTGTGCatcaagctgctgaatagtatcaagctgctgaatatGCTCACGGCCTTCCTGTACAGAGATAAAGAGGTCATCCCCTAGAGAAGTGTGtttccttgccttcttcttcattttccgcTCATTTTCAGCCCGTAGAACCTTGATGTCTTCTTGTAGAATGAGGTTCatattcatcgccatctgTGCAGCCTTCTCAAGATGTTGAATATGAGAGATTGGGCTGCTAGAAAGTGTCCTTTTTTTCcgaagacttctttgtaggCTGCGAACCTTATGGTCTAACTGGCGAGGATTTTGAGGTGTTTGAAAAGCAGACGAGATTGAGCCTTCAGTTAGatttggcggtggtgttggtgtacAAAGTTGAAAGGTGATTTTCTCAAGAACCCGACCCTGATTCAATGGTTTAAGACCTGCACCTGCAAAGCCACTGCATATATTCCCTTTGGTAAATGCTGCTTTGCGTGCAGGAGGGTATAAATGTAGAAAATCTTCCTTGTCAATGTGGTTGTTTCCAGCCACCATCATACCTTCCACTAGTTTTCCATATGCGCGTTTGAGCGGCCCAAAAACCCCGACATCCaggggctgaagaagatgagatgtatgTGGAGGCATACAAAGACAGATAATTGAATTGTTCTTGCAGAAATCATCAAATTCAGCAGTTTGGTGACTTGAATGACCATCAAGGATAAGCAACCGCTTCGCGCCAGTTGAATGCAGCTTTGAAAAAGGATCAAAAATTTGCTTTAACCACTTGAGACCAATTGCATCAGTTGTCCAGCCATTTGGACTGTTGGTAAGCTTCCAATCCAGGGGAAGATTATCCTCTTCATACCAAGCAGCCTGGTGTTCTTTCCCCTTCAAGATAATTGCCGCTGGAATAAGAATGCCCTTAGAGCTCACACATTCAATGATTGtgacccattcacgatttccCTGGATAACTGTACAAGGTCTCTCACTGCGTTCTGCTGCAGTAATAACCTTGGATGTTGTGCAGAgtcccattgcaaagccagtttcgTCAAAATTCCAGATATCATCTTCATGTATACCATGTTCTTGGATAACCTTGCGTACAATCTCAAACCACTCTTTAAGAACCTTTGGATCCTCTTGTTTTGCCCGCTGGTATGTGATTCTTCGATTGTATCTTGTACGTAGTTCAGGACGACGTTTGGTAAAGGAATAGGCCCAGTTGATTCCAAGAATTGCAGTTGGATCTTGTGTACGCTCACGAAGTAAAATTTGTGCCATTCCACGCAGGAATTCTGACTGAATTGAGAATCCTCGCTTGTCTGCATCTAGTAGACTCTTGACAAgcacttcttcttcatattctgTAATTTATGGCCATTTGCACGTGTTTCTGTACGTGGTTTGATTCCATTAAGCCGCTTGCGGAGGGAGGATTCAGAGACACCATATATCTGGGCGGCTTTCAATTTTGATTgaacttttttctctttccatgcaGTAATAGCCATTTGCATACGGGCTTCCTTAGATAAAGGCATTTTTGTGTATAAAAAGTAGAAGAAATGATGTGTTAAAAATGGTTGTGTTGAATATTTTGGtggttgcggggaaaattcgcacttcggccgtattcgccgctcgcccgttgAATACGTTACGTCTTTCGACGAAAATAATTAACTAGAATCGCCCTTTGCATGACAGAACTAGAAATCTCAGATGTATTGTGAGCAATAGTGAGTCAGATTTTTGAAATGAATTAAAGATGCCACGACTAACGTCAAATATGTGAGCCGGTCTGGCCGAGGCATGGCACCATGTTAACCGCAGGACAGGGATCCAACGCACCAACCACAAGCTTTAAAAGATCAAAGGATGGCTGTCAAACCTGTCGTCGCCGGAAAAAGAAATGTGATGAGGCACGTCCGACATGCAGTGGCTGTTTGAGAAACAATCTGCCATGTCAATGGCCCGCGGACACGTCGCAGCAGCCCCAACGTCAGCGGCGGCGTCGACCCTGTCATCAGAATGGACGACTATGGCCTAGTGATGCCAGCATCCCACATTCATTCACGGACATGGTCACTGTGTTTGCGGTACCGAGCCGGCGGATGATGTGCCGCCTGCTGGACCACTTTACGTACTCCAGTCCGTTGTGGATGTCCATTGGACCGGGGCGACGAGATAGGTTTCTACACCATGTGGCTTGGTTTGCGTTGGAAAATCCGTTGACGTTGAAATGTGTATTGGCTGTGTCGGCTGCGGACTTGGTCAAATATGACCTTGATGAGCCGGAGCTTGGAACGATGGCGCTTGAGTTTTATGGTAGCGCCATAGCCGGGCTGAGTGCGGCGGTCGACAAGAAACTGACTTCTGAAGTGTCAGTTGGAATATCGGTACCTGCATCTGGTAGGTACGCGTATTGCACATTGCGGAGTTTGAGGTCTGACGGTCCAGAAGATGATGTTTTGCTGGCTATTCTCTTGCTGTGCGTGCATGAAGTCCGTAACCCTCCCCCAACAAGAACAATGACAATATAACTGACAAGGAACAATGGCAGGCACACAACTTCTCTGATGCCAGTCGGATGTTTCCCCATCTCAACGCAGCTGCCGTCATACTGCGGCAGCAGTTGTGCTTTGCTCCATCAAATCCCGAGCTGCGAACCTTCCTTCTGGAGATCTTCTGCTACTTTTTCGCCCTGGTAGCTTTCTCACACGGATCGAGCTTGGACATAGCTCCAGCAGCTCGGGTATTTGAGTCGATCTCGGTCAATAGTGGTGACTCTCGAAGTCAAAGTCTGCTTCTAGGGCCGTCGCAAGACTTGATCGCTACCATCTTTCGCATCTCGATGTTGACGATGCATTCTTCGAACAAGCTGACGAAAAATAAGAGGCGATTAGAGCTGACACGTATAGAGCTACAGTTGCAGAACTTGGATACGAACTGTCCGGTTACAGACCAGGGTGATCTGTCCCACGACGATCTAGCGCTGTTCGAATTATACCGTCTCGCTTGTCTTGTATACGCCGGGAACATTCTCGATCCGCAAATATCGCCCCGCGATCATCCCCTCCAGCACACCGTTACTTCATTCGTCAATGAACTAGGTTCTCTCCCGAGAGGATCACCTTTGAATGGTCTTTTAGTCTGGCCGCTGGTTGTCGTTGGCCTCTGCGCTGTAGCCAGTGCTCATCAGCGCACTATTATTGGGCGTTTTCGCACGATTCATAAAACCTGGAGAACGGACATAATAATTCGAAGCATGGAGTTTCTGCGTGACAGGTGGAAGATATACCGTGAGCTGGAGGGAACATCCAGAACACGTGGTGACTGTCCTGACGTGACTTTGGCCTCGTACTTTTCTCTTCAAGACATTTGTCTGCCAGTTGTCCTCGTTTAGCTGGAAGGACCTTCCCTATCCTTGAGTCTCAACGCAGCGTCACTAAGTTACGAAACGCCTACAGACTGCCCAACTACAAGACCAAACTTTTGAACGAATCAGCAACGCTTCAGTGATACATTACGAATAAATATTAACGCTCTTCAAAACACCAACCCAATCTAAGTTACCGACATGCTCAGCCCCTGTGCCTTCATAAGACAAATCCAATCCCAACTTTTCCGCTCCCCAGCATCATAACATGCCCAAGAACTCCTAATCAAATTCCTGCACACCTGAATATTCCGAAACCGACGAGCCTCCTCAATCCTATCTAATTGATCCTCCAACAGCTCTCTATCTTGAGCATGCACGCAAGCAACAGCAATCAGAAACGCCGGAAACAGCCCAAATGACATCAGCCACGGTTCGTCAATAGCATCCAGATTCTCCAAGCCCTTCCGGACCATGACTTGCACCTTATCATCAGCAAGATTGTCGGGATAAACGATGACAAACAGCCAGATGAATATTGCAGCGACATAGGCTTCGCACATGTTGCGGTAGTCGAACGATTCCTCATCGTCTGAGCTGTATGCTGGTGGTCTCCATTTATCGATGTCTTTCCAGATGGAGAATGCTTGCGCGATGATCGGGCTGGATATCGCCCCTGCGGCTCTGGCTTCTGACTGGAGAGCGGAAACGCGTGCGATGAAATTTAGAAGTCCATTATTCACCCCGAATACGTGCTCGCTTTGATTGCTCGACGGCTTTTTGGAGATTAGGATCTTCCTGGGCGGTTGCTGAAGAGTCACACTCGCCAGGGTGTCGTGGTAGATGAAGAATTGTACGAGGGACTGGTTAATGCCTAGATCTTCAAGGTCTTCACGCGACGGCTCTTTGTATGCCCCAAGCATATTAAAAATGATACTCCTCGCACCGTCTAATCGCACCCGCCACGCTCCATTCCCAGTCCCTTCCGACAGCTCGTACAGATACAGCAACAGGTAACCGGCAAACAAGGCCTCGGGATCTGCAGTCTTCATTGCAGCGACTCGTGACGATAATTCTTTTTCGGCCTCTTGTAGCAACTTTAACCTTTCCTCCGTTACACTGCGGGTTTCAGCTGCGGGCGTATTGTTGATCAGGTGCGATGCTCCGACGCAGAGCAGGGCTTTTGAAATCATTTTATCCCTCCGGGCTATTGCGACAATTACCGGTACCAACGATTCGTTTTCTTCTGTTGGGAGGGTCAGGATATCTGGCATCTCTTTGACGAAGTGGTGGAAGAATTGCTCTGCGTGCGGAGAATTAATATTCAACGCTGCGAAACTCGAAGATAGTTCCATTCTAATCGCAAGAAATAAGGAATCGATAAAAGTATTAAAAAATtcgaaaaaaagaagaagaaatatcTAGCGACTGGATACCCCAAAAGAGGGCGGCCATGTCTGTAATATATCTGCTCAGAACAACAACCTGAGACTTTTCTTTCGCGGTAAACGCGCCTATACCAGAACAAGGAACCAGGATTAGATTCTGTGTAGTTTTTGTTTTCCATATTTCCTAGTGTAATATCTGTCGTTATAGTTTATTGGCAAAGAGACCAGAATCTATTTTCTGACGGCCTGGATAAGTGGTCCCGGGGGGAAGTGATACCGGGGGATTATTATATGTGCCGTGTTGCGAATACGGTCACAACACGCCTTAAGGCTATTGATATGCGCGTGATATGCATATGCGAGGCATGTCCAATCAATAATAGCAATTATCAATCCATCTTGGTCACAGAGTGATTTCCATTGAACTGATCGGTGGAGTATATGTTCGTACAAACTAGTTACTTTCCAGAATATGTAGAACAGCCGCGCTGACCCCACTAATAATGTGTGTAAAACAGGTCGGCTTCTTGCATTTCGCATTTCCATTCTTGTACGGGTACAGAGTAAGCGCATGATTTAGAATTCCGATTTCGAaatgtttgctttattgctgcTGACTCTCGATCTGACGATTCTCCTGTTCTGCTTTGTATTTGCGCTCCACTTTCCGAAGAATCCGTGCAGGGTTACCTGCCGCTACGTGATATGCTGGAACATCCTAGTTCAAAAGAGTCAGCTTTGGTCCTGAGAATGTTTGCTTCGACAGTTTCAATTATATTGCTTTTCCCCCTTCCGCTTACGGATTTACTTACCTTCGTAACCACACTCCCGGCACCAATAGTACACCCATCCCCAATCACCACCCCTGGCAAAATAATCACACCCCCGGCAATCCAGCAGTCCTCGCCGACGGTAACACACGCGCCCATCTCGGGCCCATTGGTGCCATTGCGCAGGTCTGGATCCAGGGGGTGCGTGCCACTGAAAAACGAGACGTTCGGGCCGACCAGGGTTCGGGATCCTATGGACACCTGGCAGGTGTCGACGAATGTGCTATTGAAATTTATAAAAACCCCGCTTCCGACGGTGATGTTTGTGCCGTAGTCGATGTTAATGGGTCGTTCTATCCAGGGATAGGCGTGCAGGGTGGCGTCTTCATCGGTATCGGTTGCGGTTGCGGATGCTGGTGGTGGGAGTGGTTTGTCGTCATttgttattctttttttttatggTTAGTGCTTATTTGAGTAGTTACTGGAAACGTTCGGGCTGCACATACTCTTTCCAGTACTCTGCAACTTCTCGTCGGCTCAGCTCCCCTGCACTATTGAATCGGCTGACCACCCGTGCGCATCGTTTCCGGGCGGCCACGAGCTGCGGAGTAAAGGCGTAATAGAGCTCGCCACGCCGCATCCGCGCGAGGTTTTCTTCCTCGTTAATGTCGAGTCGCATGTTGACAAATTGTCTGATTGCGAGAGTCAATGACTTGGAAAAATTGGTCTATATATAGTTGGTTCCTCATGTTTGTTTAGGGTTCTGCGCTTTTCCTCTTTGGGTCTGATAGTAGCCGCGGTGGTCCACTGACATATACCCCGACCAATCACAAGGTACGAGGGACTTGTACTTTCGGGAACTGGGTCCTTTTCTATCCTCAATGTGGTTATACAAAAGTCCGCTTGTCATTGGCAACAGCATGTCTACGAAGAAACTGATTGTAAACAAAATAAAACTTGAATAGCTCAAGACAGGTTTTCTTCCGATCCGTACGCTAGACCAGAAAACATATCCTCAGAATATATTGCAAAGCCAATCGCGTACGCCGGTATGGCTCTACTTTGTACAAGTGAAGGACGTGTGGACGGATGCAGACGTTGCTCAAGGACTTTGGGACAATCGTTAATATTAACATGACGCCCAGCATGGCTGACGGGATGACTATCAGGGTGACTATCAGGATGATATCCCAAGGTCTTGGGCTTTCGTCCAGTAGTATGAGCAATGCCGCCAGGGACAAGACTGGAGCAATTCTTGCCCCCATGGCAATCGGGACAAAGGCATCGCTTATCAGACGAGCGGGAAGCCAATCCAGCGCATTCTCTGTGCTTCCACGTGTAGTACGAGGAGCAGCAAACGGACCATCCAGATTATCCATGGAACCGCAACTCGGGACCGGTGACTTGGAGCGCCGCACTTTGAGATTGCCAAATTGGGGTACTGAAAAGCAGTACCATTTCTCAGCCCCCAGTGAGCTCTGGCATAAAAATAGAATGTCTCTTAGGCTCAACTTTTTGAATGTCATGTTAAATATCTCAGTTGCTCCGCATTGTTCCCCATGAGCAAGTGACTCTTTCCAGCAGAAAAACGTCAAGACGTGGGTGAGTGCACAAAAGCCAGGAGAGCATGTCTCTGCTGATGTATTGACAATTAACGGAAGCACCGAAGAACTCTTCACGACCTCTGGTAGAATTTGAAGAATTGGATAACGTAGCGGTATGAGAATCAGTTGAGGTTTGCCTTGCATCCTATCATGATCATTGAGAAAGGCCTTAGTCTGTAGAACCGCCGCAGTTATCGATAATCCAGTACCAAGCGCACCGCATAAGACAATAAGGCGTCCATGGAACCAAAATGTTTGTGTTTCTGGGATCTCCCAGCCATGAAGAGACATATAGGTAACTGACAACTTATTTAGATGATCAGTGAGATCAAATCCTGAGGTTCGTGCTTTACTTCGAAACCCCATGCTGCAAGTCGTAGTAGAGCAATAGCAAGAACATTAAGCAACATGAATGAGGACGCCATAATGTATAATAATCAATATAGCGTCTCCATTAATAAATAAAGTCAGTAAAGAATCGATATTGGAGTTCATTCAGCGACGTGGACATTTTAACGTTAATGTACAAGTCCCCAGAGAAAAGCGTTGCTCGCACACCGGCTTTACAGGTTTCTGCACCAAAGACTCAAGCGACAGATCTGAAGGTTCGTGAATATCCGCAAGCTCAAGTCGAAATACCGACGGCGTAGCCCCACCGGTCTTTATCCATGCAGCGGTTGTCAAGAGCACAATATCCAAGTCAACTCGGTACACATAGGAACCTTTTGCCATTGACTGGAATCTTCCGTTCTCTCTTAAATTCGCTTTATATCTCGAAACGTCACTTTATTCCAGGGAGCGCTTGTGATTTCCATAATGGGATAATAGGGAAACCACTTTCCTATATCACGCGGTAAACATAATTCAATTGGCTTTGTCTGGATATGAGAATACCATTAACATGTAGATTCCAGGGCCCTGTGACCATTGCGTTGAAGTAATTTCAATAGACCTTCTAGCTTACCAGATGTTTACATAGCTTTTTGATCTGACTGTAGAACAAGGATCAGCACGTGATGGGTGTTGATTACTTTTTGGTGTCATATGATACGAACAGTTTTTTACTGGACACATAAACCTCTTCAAACTCCCTGTACTCCTCCTGAACGTGTTGACGCTCTCATTTCGGAAGTGGCAGGCAACAGAATAGTATTCGCGGTATCTGCCACGTACGAGAAGGCAAAGTATTTTTTAAAACGGGTAGATTACGCTCTAATGATTAGTTATAGGATAATAGGATTGGTATGGTTTGCTTTTGGCATATGGCAAGAAGCTCAACGATG encodes:
- a CDS encoding sugar O-acetyltransferase (COG:E;~EggNog:ENOG410PI4V;~InterPro:IPR024688,IPR011004,IPR001451;~PFAM:PF14602,PF00132,PF12464;~go_function: GO:0016407 - acetyltransferase activity [Evidence IEA]), encoding MRLDINEEENLARMRRGELYYAFTPQLVAARKRCARVVSRFNSAGELSRREVAEYWKEITNDDKPLPPPASATATDTDEDATLHAYPWIERPINIDYGTNITVGSGVFINFNSTFVDTCQVSIGSRTLVGPNVSFFSGTHPLDPDLRNGTNGPEMGACVTVGEDCWIAGGVIILPGVVIGDGCTIGAGSVVTKDVPAYHVAAGNPARILRKVERKYKAEQENRQIESQQQ
- a CDS encoding uncharacterized protein (COG:K;~EggNog:ENOG410PHUC;~InterPro:IPR021858;~PFAM:PF11951;~TransMembrane:2 (o268-287i308-329o)), which codes for MELSSSFAALNINSPHAEQFFHHFVKEMPDILTLPTEENESLVPVIVAIARRDKMISKALLCVGASHLINNTPAAETRSVTEERLKLLQEAEKELSSRVAAMKTADPEALFAGYLLLYLYELSEGTGNGAWRVRLDGARSIIFNMLGAYKEPSREDLEDLGINQSLVQFFIYHDTLASVTLQQPPRKILISKKPSSNQSEHVFGVNNGLLNFIARVSALQSEARAAGAISSPIIAQAFSIWKDIDKWRPPAYSSDDEESFDYRNMCEAYVAAIFIWLFVIVYPDNLADDKVQVMVRKGLENLDAIDEPWLMSFGLFPAFLIAVACVHAQDRELLEDQLDRIEEARRFRNIQVCRNLIRSSWACYDAGERKSWDWICLMKAQGLSMSVT